A stretch of Malassezia japonica chromosome 6, complete sequence DNA encodes these proteins:
- a CDS encoding uncharacterized protein (EggNog:ENOG503NVDM; COG:C) — translation MVSESFVHACAGGAGGLVAMTATYPLMGISTRAAVDQSKNPGESVVKAVTKVIAAEGILGLYDGLGSSLLGIGVSNFVYYFFFEASRDFILTSKKLTSTSAALGTLTTAESILAGLLSGTATALISNPIWVVNTRQTVRATHKDANEPAANSTAPPKQVIRRLSFLQTLRNIVEKDGVQALWKGIGPALVLVTNPVLQYTVFEQLKAWVLRSRAARQAPGSSKPLLGDFDFFWLGALSKLVATAVTYPQIVIKSRQQAMSSEASKGRKKVNVYTAMTEVIQDEGFAGLYRGISSKLLQSILTAAILFTSKERIYLITKTLLTPAVATA, via the coding sequence ATGGTGAGTGAATCGTTTGTGCACGCttgcgccggcggcgccggaggCCTGGTCGCCATGACTGCGACCTATCCGCTTATGGGTATCTCGACTCGTGCAGCGGTCGACCAGTCCAAGAACCCCGGCGAGTCGGTGGTCAAGGCCGTGACCAAGGTgatcgccgccgagggCATCCTCGGCCTTTACGACGGCCTGGGATCGTCGCTCCTGGGCATCGGTGTCTCGAACTTTGTATACTACTTCTTCTTCGAGGCATCGCGCGACTTTATCCTCACTTCGAAGAAGCTcacgtcgaccagcgcggcgctcggcacccTCACCACCGCCGAGAGCATCCTTGCGGGGCTCCTCTCGGGCACGGCCACGGCGCTGATCAGCAACCCGATCTGGGTCGTGAACACGCGCCAGACGGTGCGCGCTACGCACAAGGATGCGAACGAGCCGGCTGCGAacagcaccgcgccgcccaagcAGGTGATCCGCCGCCTGTCGTTCCTccagacgctgcgcaacaTCGTCGAAAAGGACGGCGTGCAGGCCCTCTGGAAGGGCATCGGCCcggcgctcgtcctggTCACCAACCCGGTGCTCCAGTACACCGTCTttgagcagctcaaggCCTGGGTCCtccgctcgcgcgccgcgcgccaggccCCGGGCTCGTCCAagccgctgctcggcgacttTGACTTTTTCTGGCTCGGGGCGCTGAGCAAGCTCGTGGCCACGGCCGTGACCTACCCGCAGATCGTGATCAAGTCGCGCCAGCAGGCCATGAGCAGCGAGGCGTCCAAGGGCCGCAAGAAGGTCAACGTCTACACGGCCATGACCGAGGTCATCCAGGACGAGGGCTTTGCGGGCCTGTACCGCGGCATCTCGTCCAAGCTCCTGCAGTCGATCCTCACGGCCGCCATTTTGTTCACGTCCAAGGAGCGCATCTACCTAATCACCAAGACCCTCCTCACGCCGGCCGTGGCTACGGCCTAG
- a CDS encoding uncharacterized protein (COG:L; EggNog:ENOG503NVYP) produces the protein MAVAALDGAAWGVGLSEGPRAAADTAFGAMERTPVFEQAPEHTPEAAQPAPAQAPPSVSRPKRKPVHLDDIQPAYFYPMDAYVPEHMDDEDEEEDEKVPVQGVPVFTPTMEQFADFYAYCQAIDRWGMQSGIVKIIPPKEWTGSLPSLGMDQPASEEIARIDRVRIKNAITQHFLSAGPGRWKQTNVTRAKVWDAKQWFDLCLDDAQRGPPMARIRAKAEAAVAAEKANAQSRLYTAPPESAKIPSHGDGVRTRSGGASSREPAKSKVGKTHATSGDEWAAFDYRNGWTHEAQDSDTPPSPSEWTPQACRAIESEYWRSLNFGKPPMYGADLQGTLFDQRTTAWNVGELDSLLSRRLKHALPGVTTPYLYFGMWRASFAWHVEDMDLYSINYIHFGAPKQWYAIRQADRQRFESVMAAAFPTDSRKCPHFMRHKSFLASPTFLASQGIRPLRLVQHAQEFVITYPYGYHSGYNMGYNCAESVNFALPTWIDIGREADYCKCELAQESVHFDIDEFFDEPKTKRRKEVRPKEETPPKVALVEAPKDAKKDAKPPADLPYACVFCVSPHVTQGMVPVPREDAAALQRSAASKKSCEVAMHGGALAAHQLCACFIPETYVSDDHVQGAAGIEKARWGLKCQSCTDPMHAKHGAKIQCTKGRCPRAVHVGCALAEDSGWFLDFVPEADADRLEGVAKKSKKGRPAAASATPGSDASAAATPASGAAPAVAPGSHGAAAAPSGSEAAAAVASDTAPGAAVPIAVPPPLHPAIAPEPELSEDAAERLVVLCRAHNPLRQQEEAARREQEFAAFVRNLEIGGWVHIKSGSGVWTTRLRHIDYTLRLMHVDEAPDELPTTVALPLSRLVLDNKVRPPPPATVDHGYVLECKVPVRRTHDATPADGIKETLHSDATAT, from the coding sequence ATGGCAGTGGCGGCGCTGGACGGTGCAGCGTGGGGCGTGGGCCTTTCTGAGGGCCCTCGTGCTGCGGCGGACACTGCATTCGGTGCGATGGAACGCACACCTGTCTTTGAACAAGCGCCAGAGCacacgcccgaggccgcgcagccggcgccggcccaGGCACCGCCGAGTGTGTCGCGGCCCAAGCGCAAGCCggtgcacctcgacgaTATCCAGCCTGCGTACTTTTACCCGATGGACGCGTACGTCCCCGAGCAcatggacgacgaggacgaggaggaggacgagaaGGTGCCGGTGCAAGGCGTGCCGGTCTTTACGCCGACCATGGAGCAGTTCGCCGACTTTTATGCCTATTGCCAGGCGATCGACCGCTGGGGCATGCAGAGCGGCATCGTCAAGATCATTCCGCCAAAAGAGTGGACAGGATCACTGCCGAGCCTCGGTATGGACCAGCCGGCGTCGGAGGAGATCGCTCGGATCGACCGCGTGCGCATCAAGAATGCCATCACGCAGCACTTTCTCTCTGCCGGGCCCGGGCGCTGGAAGCAGACGAACGTGACGCGTGCCAAGGTGTGGGATGCCAAGCAGTGGTTCGATCTGTGTCtggacgatgcgcagcggGGGCCGCCGATGGCGCGGATccgcgccaaggccgaggcggcagTCGCTGCAGAGAAGGCCAACGCGCAGAGCCGCCTGtacaccgcgccgcccgagagCGCCAAGATTCCCTCGCACGGGGACGGGGTGCGCACGCGTAgtggcggcgcgtcgtcgcgtgAGCCGGCCAAGAGCAAGGTCGGCAAGACGCATGccacgagcggcgacgagTGGGCGGCCTTTGACTACCGAAACGGCTGGacgcacgaggcgcaggatAGCGATACGCCGCCGTCCCCGTCCGAATGGACGCCGcaagcgtgccgcgcgatCGAGTCCGAGTACTGGCGCAGCCTCAACTTTGGCAAGCCGCCCATGTACGGAGCGGACCTGCAAGGCACGCTCTTTGACCAGCGCACGACTGCGTGGaacgtcggcgagctcgataGCCTCCTGTCGCGGCGCCTGAAGCATGCGCTGCCCGGAGTCACGACGCCCTACCTCTACTTTGGCAtgtggcgcgcgtcgttcGCGTGGCACGTCGAGGATATGGATCTCTACTCGATCAACTACATCCACTTTGGCGCGCCGAAGCAGTGGTACGCCATCCGCCAGGCCGACCGCCAGCGCTTCGAGTCGGTGATGGCCGCCGCCTTCCCGACCGACTCGCGCAAGTGCCCCCACTTTATGCGGCACAAGTCGTTCCttgcctcgccgacgtTCCTCGCCTCGCAAGGCATCCGCCCGCTgcggctcgtgcagcaTGCGCAAGAGTTTGTCATTACCTATCCCTACGGCTACCATTCGGGATACAACATGGGATACAACTGCGCAGAGAGCGTCAACTTTGCGCTCCCGACCTGGATCGATatcggccgcgaggcggactATTGCAAGTGCGAGCTGGCTCAAGAGAGCGTGCACTTTGACATTGATGAGTTCTTTGACGAGCCAAAGACGAagcggcgcaaagaggtCAGGCCCAAGGAGGAGACGCCGCCGAAAGtcgcgctggtcgaggcgcccaaGGACGCCAAGAAAGACGCCAAGCCGCCGGCGGACCTGCCGTACGCGTGCGTCTTTTGCGTATCGCCGCACGTCACGCAGGGTATGGTACCGGTCCCCcgcgaggacgcggcggcgctgcagcgcagtGCTGCCTCGAAAAAGTCGTGCGAAGTCGCGatgcacggcggcgcgcttgccgcgcacCAGCTGTGTGCGTGCTTCATCCCCGAGACATATGTCAGCGACGACCACGTCCAAGGCGCGGCCGGGATCGAAAAGGCACGGTGGGGCCTCAAGTGCCAGTCGTGCACGGACCCCATGCATGCCAAGCACGGCGCCAAGATCCAGTGCACCAAAGGGCGGTGCCCTCGTGCAGTGCACGTCGGCTGTGCACTTGCAGAGGACAGCGGCTGGTTCCTCGACTTTGtgcccgaggcggatgCCGACCGCCTCGAAGGCGTCGCCAAGAAGAGCAAGAAGGGacggccggccgccgcgtctgCCACGCCGGGATCcgacgcgtcggccgccgcgacgcctgcgtccggcgccgcacctGCTGTCGCGCCGGGGTCCCACGGTGCTGCGGCTGCGCCTTCCGGCTCTGAAGCCGCGGCAGCGGTGGCGTCAGacaccgcgccgggcgccgcggtgcCCATCGCAGTGCCACCCCCTTTGCATCCTGCCATCGCCCCTGAGCCCGAGTTGAGCGAggacgctgccgagcgcctcgtggtCCTGTGCCGTGCACACAACCCCCTGCGCCAGCAAGAAGaagccgcgcggcgcgagcaggaGTTCGCTGCCTTTGTCCGTAATCTTGAGATCGGGGGATGGGTGCATATCAAGAGCGGAAGCGGCGTGtggacgacgcgcctgcgccacaTTGACTATACCCTGCGCCTGATGCatgtcgacgaggcgcctgACGAGCTTCCGACGACCGTTGCGCTGCCCCTTTCGCGCCTCGTGCTGGACAACAAGGTGCGCCCTCCCCCCCCGGCCACGGTGGACCATGGCTATGTTCTCGAGTGCAAAGTGCCGGTCCGGCGAACACACGatgcgacgccggccgatGGTATTAAGGAGACGCTACATAGTGATGCGACTGCCACGTAG
- the FAP1 gene encoding FKBP12-associated protein (BUSCO:EOG09261727; COG:K; EggNog:ENOG503NUMP): protein MAASETARPIPQSDTRTPSARGRGRRRGRGRGRGGNANAAPRPEPTENAPSESVARRPPRRGRGGHSGRGAPHARHNFGAKLTTEAAPDAAPAGPRVVAEHADLRTRLVAELSNNDYDCIICYNTVAKKQAVWSCSRCHAVLHLACIRKWAERSVQQMEERNAMHEDPEVRDAKGSWRCPGCQHTRTTIPKTYSCWCGRVNNPRPNAMPHSCGGPCTRACAWHGCAAGVCHPGPCPGCIATVNVPCFCGKQKEVAVRCSQLQSHLPEALASLSLNELHAAAVGAASCGAVCGKALACGHHTCAKPCHAGPCAPCAEQLDAACHCGRHTQMMACGDRDEASRVPDVASAWSCGEVCDEPYACGVHHCTEPCHVRTGTQACPYDPARVQTCYCGRLPAKDRTSCSDPIPACGAPCGRVLPCGHACTTPCHDGACPPCTERISQVCRCGAEKRAVPCSSADGEFLCQAPCKAQRHCGKHQCGRKCCPLSYQATLSKKQAGIPPHGDLGAYLRQLDPIGMHACDVPCGRPLSCGSHTCESSCHRGACAPCLRSSFTEVACACGRTVLEPPVPCGTQVHCSYPCTRPGPPCGHPKVPHTCHGDDTPCPPCVHLTTRRREKVRCGKLCRAVLNCGFHTCPGACHAVPDECPPCTQTCKKPRSLCGHPCPLPCHAPSKCPEDKPCEAVIVRRCQCGHQEKMDVCGMSTVSPRRDALPTLECTPQCKVAQRNARFASALGLASGPSAGEALYDAPLLRYATAERRSALAVQEALADFIQSPRAAVLLRPQLQQLAIRNGMEPARVTTALLDFTIALAKVYGVEVEACNEQGVLRIGTPTTARGTDLRLKRARGSRVPSPLLSEYIAANPERVKRTMAAAPAPVVRTTTSAQMRFNAVALSHVPAHLAEDPASLAPMLHGASLGGRRRWRVDRSAQGGLVLCDVQLEPLSAAAVASASGAQGPYASLSAPERRLGRLADDVNAALRATAPGTPILAELAAYHTSEHRVERMYSTGSWRS, encoded by the exons ATGGCGGCGTCCGAGACGGCTCGTCCTATACCCCAATCCGATACCCGCACGCCGTCTGCGCGTGGACGtggacggcggcgcggacgGGGCCGCGGACGTGGCGGCAACGCGaatgccgcgccgcgccctgAGCCAACCGAAAATGCGCCCAGCGAAAGTGTCGCACGACGCCCGCCACGCCGTGGGCGTGGCGGCCACagcggccgtggcgcgccgcacgcgcggcacaACTTCGGCGCAAAGCTCAcgaccgaggccgcgccggatgcggcgccggcgggcCCGCGCGttgtcgccgagcacgccgatctgcgcacgcgcctcgtcgcggagcTGTCCAACAATGACTACGACTGTATTATCTGCTACAATACCGTCGCCAAAAAGCAGGCGGTATGGTCATGCTCGCGCTGCCATGCCGTGCTGCACCTCGCTTGCATCCGCAAGTGGGCGGAACGCAGTGTCCAGCAGATGGAAGAACGCAATGCAATGCACGAAGACCCCGAGGTCCGCGACGCAAAAGGATCCTGGCGCTGCCCGGGGTGCCAGCACACACGCACGACCATTCCCAAGACGTACTCGTGCTGGTGCGGGCGCGTAAACAATCCCCGCCCGAACGCCATGCCCCACTCGTGTGGCGGACCatgcacgcgcgcctgtgcgtggcacggctgcgcggccggcgtgtGCCATCCCGGCCCGTGTCCGGGGTGCATCGCGACGGTGAATGTGCCGTGCTTTTGCGGAAAGCAAAAAGAGgtggcggtgcgctgctcgcaGCTGCAGTCGCACCTccccgaggcgcttgcgtcgCTCTCGCTGAACGAGCTGCATGCCGCAGCggtcggcgcagcgtcgtgcggcgccgtgtGCGGCAAAGCACTCGCGTGTGGGCACCACACATGTGCGAAGCCGTGCCATGCCGGGCCGTGTGCGCCgtgtgccgagcagctggaCGCAGCGTGCCACTGCGGCCGCCACACTCAGATGATGGCGTGTGgcgaccgcgacgaggcgtcgcGTGTGCCGGACGTCGCATCTGCATGGAGTTGTGGTGAGGTGTGCGACGAGCCATATGCGTGTGGCGTGCACCACTGTACGGAGCCGTGCCACGTACGCACTGGCACGCAAGCGTGCCCGTACGACCCTGCGCGTGTGCAGACGTGCTACTGCGGCCGCCTTCCTGCCAAGGACCGCACGTCGTGTAGCGACCCGATCCCCGCGTgtggcgcgccgtgtgGGCGCGTGCTGCCGTGCGGCCACgcgtgcacgacgccgtgccacgacggcgcgtgccCCCCGTGCACCGAGCGCATCTCGCAAGTgtgccgctgcggcgcggagaagcgcgcggtgccgtgctcgtccgccgacggcgagttCCTGTGCCAGGCGCCGtgcaaggcgcagcgccactGCGGCAAGCACCAGTGCGGGCGCAAGTGCTGTCCTCTGTCGTACCAGGCGACGCTCTCCAAGAAGCAGGCCGGCATACCCCCCCAcggcgacctcggcgcttacctgcgccagctcgaCCCGATCGGCATGCACGCCTGCGACGTGCCGTGCGGCCGCCCCCTCTCCTGCGGCTCGCACACGTGTGAGTCGTCGTGccaccgcggcgcgtgtgcgccgtgcCTGCGCTCGTCCTTTACCGAGGTCGCCtgtgcgtgcggccgcacggtgctcgagccCCCTGTGCCGTGCGGGACGCAGGTGCACTGCTCCTATCCGTGCACCCGCCCCGGCCCGCCATGCGGGCATCCCAAGGTGCCGCATACGTGCCACGGCGACGACACGCCGTGCCCGCCGTGCGTGCACttgacgacgcggcg CCGCGAAAAAGTGCGGTGCGGCAAGCTGTgccgcgcggtgctcaACTGCGGCTTCCACACCTGTCCCGGCGCGTGCCATGCGGTGCCGGACGAGTGCCCGCCATGCACGCAGACGTGCAAGAAGCCACGCAGTCTCTGTGGCCACCCCTGCCCACTGCCGTGTCATGCACCGTCCAAGTGCCCGGAAGACAAACCGTGCGAGGCGGTGATTGTGCGCCGGTGCCAGTGCGGGCACCAGGAAAAGATGGACGTGTGTGGAATGTCGACCgtgtcgccgcgccgcgatgcgctTCCCACGCTCGAGTGCACGCCGCAGTGCAaggtggcgcagcgcaacgcgcgcttcgcctcggCCCTCGGCCTCGCATCGGGTCCGAGtgcgggcgaggcgctgtacgacgcgccgctttTGCGGTACGCCacggccgagcggcgctcggcgctggcggtgcaagaggcgctcgccgactttATCcagtcgccgcgcgcagcggtgctgctgcgcccccagctgcagcagctcgcgatCCGCAACGGGATGGAGCCGGCGCGTGTGACGACCGCGCTTCTCGACTTTACCATTGCCCTCGCCAAGGTGTAtggcgtcgaggtcgaggcgtgCAACGAGCAAGGCGTGCTGCGTatcggcacgccgacgacggcgcgcggcacggacCTGCGTTtgaagcgcgcgcgcggctcgcgcgtccCGTCGCCGCTCCTGTCCGAGTACATCGCCGCGAATCCGGAGCGGGTGAAGCGGAcgatggccgcggcgccggcgccggtcgtgcgcacgacgacctcggcgcagATGCGGTTCAATGCGGTGGCACTCTCGCATGTGCCCGCgcaccttgccgaggaccCTGCGTCGCTGGCGCCGATGCTGCATGGTGCGTCGCTgggcgggcgccgccgctggcgtGTGGACCGCTCAGCACAGGGCGGCCTCGTTCTGTGCGACGTCCAGCTGGAGCCGCTGAGTGCCGCAGCCGTGGCGagtgcgagcggcgcgcagggGCCGTATGCGAGCCTTTctgcgcccgagcggcgcctgggCCGCCTTGCGGACGACGTgaatgcggcgctgcgtgcgacggcgccCGGCACACCGATCCTTGCGGAGCTTGCGGCGTACCATACGagcgagcaccgcgtcgagcgtatGTATAGCACGGGCTCGTGGCGTTCGTAG
- a CDS encoding uncharacterized protein (TransMembrane:10 (i45-64o76-96i117-138o144-163i170-188o200-218i230-248o260-282i289-310o316-332i); COG:E; COG:G; EggNog:ENOG503NVXV; BUSCO:EOG09262R8O) → MSQAQSSVPMQQLGAEKGAPAAKEESANTGLPQPAIAANANKPKIHPAVIIAIWIALSSSVIVYNKYILDNLKYPYPVFLTTFHMAFAAIGTRLLARYTTLLKGLNNVEMTMDRWTRNILPIGALFSGSLVFSNMAYLTLSVSFIQMLKAFTPVAVLIISFAFGLKKMSGTLTGIVLMISVGVCLASYGESVFDMTGFTYQVLAIGFESTRLVMVQVLLQGLKMDPLVSLYYFSPVCAALNMILLPFTEGLAPFQALAKLGPVILLSNAGVAFGLNVASVFLIGAASSLTLTLAGVLKDILLILGSMWLLGSTVTGVQFVGYAIALGGLVLFKTHKG, encoded by the exons ATGTCGCAGGCCCAGTCGAGTGTGCCgatgcagcagctcggtgcCGAGAAgggcgcgcctgccgcgaAGGAGGAGAGTGCCAACACCGGTCTCCCCCAGCCCGCCATCGCCGCGAATGCGAACAAGCCCAAGATCCACCCTGCGGTGATCATTGCCATTTGGATCGCGCTGAGCAGCAGCGTCATTGTGTACAACAA GTACATTCTCGACAATCTCAAGTACCCGTACCCCGTCTTCCTCACCACCTTCCACATGGCGTTTGCCGCGATCGGCACCCGCCTCCTGGCGCGCTACACGACCCTGTTGAAGGGCCTGAACAACGTCGAGATGACCATGGACCGCTGGACGCGCAACATTCTGCCGATTGGTGCGCTGTTCTCGGGCTCGCTCGTCTTTAGCAACATGGCCTACCTGACGCTCAGCGTCAGCTTCATCCAGATGCTCAAGGCGTTTACGCCGGTGGCCGTGCTTATCATCTCGTTTGCGTTCGGCTTGAAGAAGATGTCGGGCACGCTCACCGGTATCGTGCTCATGATCTCGGTCGGTGTGTGCCTTGCGTCGTACGGCGAGTCGGTGTTTGACATGACCGGCTTCACCTACCAGGTGCTCGCCATCGGCTTTGAGAGCACGCGTCTGGTCATGGTCCAGGTCCTGCTGCAGGGCCTCAAGATGGACCCGCTCGTTTCGCTCTACTACTTCTCGCcggtgtgcgccgcgctgaaCATGATCCTCCTGCCGTTCACCGAGGGCCTCGCGCCTTTCCAGGCCCTGGCCAAGCTCGGCCCGGTGATTCTGCTGAGCAACGCGGGTGTCGCCTTTGGCCTGAACGTCGCGTCGGTGTTCCTGAttggcgccgcgtcctcgctcACGCTCACGCTTGCTGGCGTGCTCAAAGATATCCTGCTCATTCTTGGCTCCATGTGGCTCCTCGGCAGCACCGTCACCGGCGTGCAGTTTGTCGGCTACGCCATCGCACTGGGCGGCCTGGTGCTCTTCAAGACCCACAAGGGATAG
- the OLE1 gene encoding stearoyl-CoA 9-desaturase (COG:C; COG:I; TransMembrane:5 (o38-58i67-88o100-120i179-201o207-232i); EggNog:ENOG503NU4E), translated as MANSAKVSANDPDSFVNTVLAREEPLPPFQWKNVLSEIQWISFLALTLTPLIALYGLLTCPLQPRTLAWAVAYYFLTGLGITGGYHRLWSHRAYTASAPLQAFLICMGSGAVQGSAHWWARGHRSHHRYTDTDLDPYGAHTGLAWAHMGWMVVKPRRKPGPVDTSDLKKNKFIQFQHKFYLPMILFWGFVFPTLVAGLGWGDWAGGYYFAGVARLVFVHHSTFCINSLAHYLGEASFDARHSPRDNFITALATIGEGYHNFHHEFPMDFRNAVRWYQYDPTKWFIWGMSKIGLASNLKIFPDNEVRKGRLAMQLREAHEQARQLEWARAAENLPVLTWDDFEAEAKTRPLVAIHGFIHDVSKFMDEHPGGRALIQTRIGRDATTAFEGGVYEHSNAAHNLLSMMRVGVLSGGYEPAKVWPAKTMRGSAMASSETPEATSASSSSESDLAELHEHVAPTRDLDGQGALRKRSGAGDGITSDSATYIPPGEAYRVVERRKLEDNVKVRNTRYGKLL; from the coding sequence ATGGCAAACTCGGCCAAGGTGAGTGCGAACGATCCCGACTCGTTTGTCAACACggtcctcgcgcgcgaggagccTCTTCCCCCATTCCAATGGAAGAATGTCCTCTCTGAGATCCAGTGGATCTCGTTCCTGGCGCTGACGCTCACGCCACTCATCGCGCTGTACGGTCTGCTGACGTGCCCGCTGCAgccacgcacgctcgcgtgGGCTGTGGCCTACTACTTCCTGACCGGCTTGGGCATCACGGGCGGCTACCACCGCCTGTGGTCGCACCGCGCCTACACCGCTTCCGCGCCCCTCCAGGCCTTTTTGATCTGCAtgggctcgggcgcggtcCAGGGCTCGGCCCACTGGTGGGCACGTGGCCACCGCTCGCACCACCGGTACACCGACACGGACCTGGACCCGTACGGCGCGCACACCGGCCTCGCCTGGGCGCACATGGGCTGGATGGTTGTCAAGCCCCGCCGCAAGCCGGGTCCGGTCGACACGTCCGACCTGAAGAAAAACAAGTTTATCCAGTTCCAGCACAAGTTTTACCTCCCCATGATCCTCTTTTGGGGCTTTGTTTTCCccacgctcgtcgccggcctcggctgGGGCGACTGGGCAGGCGGCTACTACTttgccggcgtcgcgcgccttgtaTTTGTGCACCACTCGACGTTCTGCATCAACTCGCTCGCGCACTACCTCGGTGAGGCGTCGTTTGATGCGCGCCACTCGCCCCGCGACAACTTCATCACGGCGCTTGCGACGATCGGCGAGGGTTACCACAACTTCCACCACGAGTTCCCGATGGACTTCCGGAATGCCGTGCGCTGGTACCAGTACGACCCCACCAAGTGGTTCATCTGGGGCATGAGCAAGATCGGCCTTGCGTCAAACCTGAAAATCTTCCCCGATAATGAAGTGCGCAAGGGCCGCCTCGCcatgcagctgcgcgaggcccaCGAGCAGGCTCGCCAGCTCGAgtgggcgcgcgcggccgagaaCCTGCCGGTGCTCACCTGGGACGACTTtgaggccgaggccaagacgcggccgctcgtcgcgatCCACGGCTTTATCCACGACGTGTCCAAGTTTATGGACGAGCAccccggcggccgcgcgctcaTCCAGACGCGTATCGGCCGCGATGCGACCACCGCATTCGAGGGTGGCGTGTACGAGCATTCGAACGCAGCGCACAACCTCTTGTCCATGATGCGTGTCGGCGTCCTGTCGGGCGGCTACGAGCCGGCCAAGGTGTGGCCCGCCAAGACCATGCGCGGCAGTGCCATGGCCTCTTCCGAGACGCCGGAAGCGACCTCGGCCTcatcctcgagcgagagcgacctggccgagctgcaTGAGCATGTGGCGCCTACACGCGACCTGGATGGCCAAGGCGCactgcgcaagcgcagtGGCGCCGGCGATGGCATCAccagcgactcggcgaCATACATCCCCCCGGGTGAGGCCTACCGCGTTGttgagcgccgcaagctcgaggacAATGTCAAAGTCCGGAATACACGCTACGGCAAACTGCTTTAG